In Mangifera indica cultivar Alphonso chromosome 1, CATAS_Mindica_2.1, whole genome shotgun sequence, a single genomic region encodes these proteins:
- the LOC123193879 gene encoding NAC domain-containing protein 90-like: protein MVEDMPPGFRFYPTEVELISFYLHHKLHGNSEELNRIMDRVIPVVYIYDFNPWDLPQFSENLCHKDPEQWFFFIPRQDSEVRGGRPNRLTTEGYWKATGSPGFVYSSNGVVGEKRTMVFYRGRAPNGRKTEWKMNEYKAMEGETSTSVGQGFSLCRIYKKSKCLRAFDRRPPLPLPPLQLGAVIGEPRAQQVEDHRGDEATNCHRRQTSSQILKPERTGSLESSSSGNHGQTSQNNLSNNTAVGFDYDQLGWDMAQLDWFCGL from the exons atggtAGAGGATATGCCACCTGGGTTTCGTTTTTACCCTACTGAAGTTGAGTTGATTTCCTTCTATCTTCATCACAAGCTTCATGGTAACTCAGAGGAATTGAATCGGATTATGGACCGCGTTATACCTGTCGTATATATTTACGACTTCAATCCTTGGGACCTTCCAC AATTTTCAGAAAACCTGTGCCACAAAGATCCTGAACAATGGTTCTTCTTCATTCCGAGACAAGACAGTGAAGTACGGGGAGGGAGACCAAACAGACTGACCACTGAAGGATATTGGAAGGCTACTGGGTCACCCGGCTTTGTTTACTCTTCAAATGGCGTAGTTGGGGAAAAAAGAACAATGGTTTTCTATAGAGGAAGAGCTCCAAATGGAAGAAAAACTGAATGGAAAATGAATGAATACAAAGCCATGGAAGGAGAAACATCGACATCG GTAGGACAAGGTTTCAGTTTGTGCCGGATCTACAAGAAATCGAAATGCTTGCGGGCCTTTGATCGGCGTCCACCTCTACCACTTCCACCGCTTCAACTGGGAGCAGTAATTGGCGAGCCAAGGGCTCAGCAAGTTGAAGATCACCGTGGTGATGAGGCGACAAACTGTCATCGTCGTCAGACTAGTTCTCAAATATTAAAGCCAGAGAGAACAGGCTCACTAGAGAGTTCATCCTCAGGAAACCATGGCCAAACCTCTCAAAATAATCTAAGTAACAACACGGCAGTGGGTTTTGATTATGATCAACTGGGGTGGGATATGGCTCAATTGGATTGGTTCTGCGGTCTGTGA
- the LOC123217354 gene encoding NAC domain-containing protein 90-like has product MVEDMPPGFRFYPTEVELISFYLHHKLHANPEDFNRIMDQVIPVVNIYDFNPWELPQFSQYLCHKDPEQWFFFVPRQESEVRGGRPNRLTTEGYWKATGSPGFVYTSNRVVGEKRTMVFYRGRAPNGRKTQWKMNEYKAIEREASTSARQDFSLCRVYKKSKFLRAFDRRPPLTLPPLRLRAVIGESRGQQVEDHRGDEATNSHHHQTSSPICMVERTNSLDSSSSVDHHGQTSQNDKSNSMAVGSDSVQLSWDLDQWDLLCSMP; this is encoded by the exons atggtAGAGGATATGCCACCTGGGTTTCGTTTTTACCCAACTGAAGTTGAATTGATTTCCTTCTATCTTCATCACAAGCTTCATGCTAACCCAGAGGACTTCAACCGGATTATGGACCAGGTTATACCTGTTGTAAATATTTACGACTTCAATCCTTGGGAACTTCCAC AATTTTCACAATACCTGTGCCACAAAGATCCTGAACAATGGTTCTTCTTCGTTCCGAGACAAGAGAGTGAAGTACGAGGAGGGAGACCAAACAGACTGACAACTGAAGGATATTGGAAAGCCACTGGGTCACCTGGTTTCGTTTACACTTCAAATCGTGTGGTTGGAGAAAAAAGAACAATGGTTTTCTATAGGGGAAGAGCTCCAAATGGAAGAAAAACTCAGTGGAAAATGAATGAATACAAAGCCATTGAACGAGAAGCATCAACATCG GCAAGGCAAGATTTCAGTTTGTGCAGGGTGTACAAGAAATCGAAATTCTTGCGGGCCTTTGACCGGCGTCCACCTCTAACACTTCCACCGCTTCGACTGAGAGCAGTAATCGGCGAGTCAAGGGGTCAGCAAGTTGAAGATCATCGTGGTGATGAGGCGACAAACTCTCATCATCATCAGACTAGTTCTCCAATATGTATGGTAGAGAGAACAAACTCACTAGATAGTTCATCCTCAGTAGATCACCATGGCCAGACCTCTCAAAATGATAAAAGTAACAGCATGGCAGTGGGTTCTGATTCTGTTCAACTGTCGTGGGATTTGGATCAATGGGATTTGCTCTGCAGCATGCCATAG